A genomic window from Populus nigra chromosome 7, ddPopNigr1.1, whole genome shotgun sequence includes:
- the LOC133699442 gene encoding probable CoA ligase CCL6 gives MSTEFIVKVEESRPESDGKPSAEPVYRSIYAKDGLMDLPAGLESPWQFWKMNKERRFSCILVSFMHSQAQIECFADVSRAHSLRAGSEHFYVTNGYMDEFLIEEVYDSAMRIGSAIWRRGVNPGDRCGIYGSNCPEWITAMEACNNQAIKYVPLYDTFGPYAVEFIINHAEVSLAFVQESKLSSTAEEDSYFSFLPLAHVYGQIIETCCIYKGASLGFWREDVRYLM, from the exons ATGTCAACGGAGTTCATAGTAAAGGTTGAAGAATCAAGACCGGAAAGTGATGGAAAACCATCAGCAGAGCCTGTTTATAGGTCCATTTATGCCAAAGATGGCCTCATGGATTTGCCTGCTGGATTAGAGTCTCCTTGGCA gttCTGGAAAATGAATAAGGAGAGGCGTTTTTCATGCATTTTGGTTTCGTTTATGCATTCTCAGGCTCAGATCGAATGTTTTGCTGACGTTTCTCGGGCGCACTCCTTGCGAGCTGGAAGTGAACATTTTTATGTAACGA ATGGATACATGGATGAATTTCTCATAGAAGAGGTTTATGATTCCGCCATGAGGATAGGTTCCGCAATTTGGAGACGCGGTGTCAATCCT GGAGACCGTTGCGGTATATATGGTTCCAACTGCCCAGAATGGATTACTGCTATGGA GGCTTGCAACAACCAGGCTATAAAATATGTACCACTCTACGACACTTTTG GGCCTTATGCTGTGGAGTTCATTATCAACCATGCTGAAGTTTCTTTAGCCTTTGTCCAAGAAAGCAAGCTCTCTTCA ACAGCAGAAGAAGATTCATACTTCTCTTTCCTACCCCTGGCCCATGTATATGGTCAAATAATTGAGACCTGTTGCATCTACAAAGGTGCTTCCTTAGGATTTTGGCGAGAG GATGTTAGATACTTGATGTAG
- the LOC133698923 gene encoding mitochondrial import receptor subunit TOM6 homolog yields MFPGMFMRKPDKAEALKQLKSHVAMFGAWVVVLRVTPYVLHYLSDEKDELKLEF; encoded by the coding sequence ATGTTTCCAGGAATGTTTATGAGAAAACCAGACAAAGCAGAGGCTTTGAAGCAGTTGAAATCACACGTGGCCATGTTTGGTGCCTGGGTTGTTGTGCTCCGTGTCACTCCTTATGTTCTTCATTACCTCTCTGATGAAAAAGATGAGCTCAAGCTCGAGTTCTAG
- the LOC133698130 gene encoding cold-regulated 413 plasma membrane protein 1, producing the protein MEKKKGYLAMRRDQEMASGLITSDFQDFANAAKKLANHAIKLGGLGFGTTFLQWIASFAAIYLLILDRTNWKTNILTGLLIPYIFFTLPSILFNVFRGEIGRWIAFVALILRLFFPKHFPDWLELPSALILLIAVAPSLCASTIRNDWIGVVICLAIACYLLQEHIRACGGFRNSFTKANGISNIVGIILLFVYPAWAIVLYIL; encoded by the exons ATGGAAAAGAAGAAAGGTTACTTGGCGATGAGGAGGGATCAAGAAATGGCAAGTGGATTGATTACTTCTGATTTTCAAGACTTTGCTAATGCTGCTAAGAAGCTAGCTAATCATGCTATCAAGCTTGGCGGATTAGGATTTGGTACCACTTTTCTTCAGTGGATCGCTTCTTTTGCTGCAAT TTATCTATTGATCTTGGATCGAACGAACTGGAAAACGAACATTCTTACTGGACTATTAATCCCCTACATTTTCTTTACTCTTCCTTCAATATTGTTCAACGTGTTCAG GGGAGAGATTGGAAGATGGATCGCTTTCGTTGCTCTTATATTGCGTcttttcttcccaaaacatttCCCAG ATTGGCTTGAATTGCCTAGTGCTTTGATTCTTCTAATAGCGGTGGCTCCCAGTTTGTGTGCGAGCACGATAAGGAATGATTGGATTGGTGTGGTCATATGTTTAGCCATTGCATGTTATTTGCTCCAAGAACACATCCGGGCATGTGGCGGGTTTAGAAACTCCTTCACAAAAGCTAATGGCATATCCAACATTGTTGGCATAATACTTCTGTTTGTTTATCCTGCCTGGGCAATTGTGCTTTATATCCTTTAA